From Herbiconiux flava, one genomic window encodes:
- a CDS encoding MetQ/NlpA family ABC transporter substrate-binding protein, which yields MPITARTSTAPASSTRKLAAAAATLPLLLGLASCAGSSDAAGGSSDPVRIGVVGASDPYWETYEEAAADAGIPVEIVDFSDYAQPNPALSEGELDLNQFQHIVYLAQYNVAADEDLVPIGSTAIYPLGLYSTKYDSVDAIQQGDTVAVPNDESNLARGLLVLQSAGLVELKDGGSIFSTLDDVDESASKVKVTTLDAALTATSLPDVAAAIINNDFIQDAGLTAADAIAEDDPSDPNALPYVNIFAARAEDKDDPTYAKLVELFQDTTSVTDGLVENSGGTAELLKTPVSELEASLTEVEADTKAHEG from the coding sequence ATGCCCATCACCGCACGCACGTCCACCGCACCCGCTTCCTCGACCCGGAAGCTCGCCGCCGCCGCCGCGACCCTGCCCCTGCTCCTCGGGCTCGCCTCGTGCGCCGGCAGCTCCGACGCCGCCGGCGGCTCGTCCGACCCGGTGCGCATCGGCGTCGTGGGTGCGAGCGACCCCTACTGGGAGACCTACGAGGAGGCCGCGGCCGACGCGGGCATCCCCGTCGAGATCGTCGACTTCTCCGACTACGCGCAGCCCAACCCGGCGCTCAGCGAGGGCGAGCTCGACCTGAACCAGTTCCAGCACATCGTCTACCTCGCGCAGTACAACGTCGCGGCCGACGAGGACCTGGTTCCGATCGGCTCGACCGCGATCTACCCGCTCGGTCTCTACTCGACGAAGTACGACTCGGTCGACGCCATCCAGCAGGGCGACACCGTCGCCGTGCCGAACGACGAGAGCAACCTCGCCCGCGGCCTGCTCGTGCTCCAGTCGGCGGGCCTCGTGGAGCTGAAGGACGGCGGCAGCATCTTCTCGACGCTCGACGACGTCGACGAGAGCGCCTCGAAGGTGAAGGTCACGACGCTCGACGCCGCGCTCACCGCCACCTCGCTGCCCGACGTCGCCGCGGCGATCATCAACAACGACTTCATCCAGGACGCCGGACTCACCGCGGCAGACGCGATCGCCGAGGACGACCCGTCCGACCCGAACGCCCTGCCCTACGTCAACATCTTCGCCGCCCGCGCCGAGGACAAGGACGACCCCACCTACGCCAAGCTGGTGGAGCTCTTCCAGGACACCACGTCGGTCACCGACGGTCTGGTCGAGAACTCCGGCGGCACCGCCGAGCTGCTGAAGACCCCGGTCTCGGAGCTGGAGGCCTCGCTCACCGAGGTCGAGGCCGACACGAAGGCGCACGAGGGCTGA
- a CDS encoding tryptophan-rich sensory protein — MNEPSRADRVRQIIVISSAVFAVIGSFVGSGAAGGTPIQSAAGGALSADSTLIAPAGPAFSIWSVIYAGLIAYAIWQALPKQAARERNRRLGYPIAVTLVLNAAWILSVQAGLLWLSCVVIVVLLVALLVTFVLVLRTRRRPQGIVESIVLDGTVGLYLGWVSIATAANLTAGLQTVGFDGFGWAPDAWGILIVVVAGLAGLALALYGRGRLSPTASLAWGLAWVAVSRTAGELVSAPVATTAAIVAISLVVATVVIRLALGRTASTSTTGPDRTDASRTGGTARSGFTGTRA, encoded by the coding sequence ATGAACGAGCCGAGCAGAGCCGATCGGGTGCGGCAGATCATCGTCATCTCCAGCGCCGTGTTCGCCGTCATCGGATCGTTCGTCGGGTCGGGAGCTGCCGGAGGAACGCCGATCCAGAGCGCCGCCGGGGGCGCACTGAGCGCCGACTCCACGCTGATCGCGCCCGCCGGGCCGGCCTTCTCGATCTGGTCGGTCATCTACGCCGGCCTGATCGCGTACGCGATCTGGCAGGCGCTGCCGAAGCAGGCCGCGCGGGAGCGCAATCGCCGGCTCGGCTATCCGATCGCCGTGACGCTCGTGCTGAACGCCGCCTGGATCCTCAGCGTCCAGGCCGGACTGCTCTGGCTCAGTTGCGTCGTGATCGTGGTGCTCCTAGTCGCCCTCCTCGTCACCTTCGTGCTCGTGCTGCGCACGCGCCGCCGCCCGCAGGGCATCGTCGAATCGATCGTGCTCGATGGCACCGTCGGTCTCTACCTCGGCTGGGTGTCGATCGCCACGGCCGCCAACCTCACCGCCGGCCTGCAGACCGTCGGCTTCGACGGCTTCGGGTGGGCGCCCGACGCCTGGGGCATTCTGATCGTGGTGGTCGCCGGCCTCGCAGGGCTCGCGCTCGCCCTGTACGGCCGAGGCCGCCTCTCGCCCACGGCGTCACTCGCCTGGGGCCTCGCCTGGGTCGCCGTCTCGCGCACCGCCGGCGAGCTCGTCTCGGCGCCCGTCGCCACCACCGCCGCCATCGTGGCGATCTCGCTCGTGGTCGCCACCGTCGTCATCCGCCTCGCCCTCGGCCGCACCGCGAGCACGAGCACGACCGGGCCCGACCGCACCGACGCGAGCCGCACCGGTGGCACCGCCCGCTCCGGCTTCACCGGCACCCGCGCATGA
- a CDS encoding response regulator transcription factor has protein sequence MYRADGSPIRVLLVDDEAVLTSLVSLALGYEGWTVDIAHDGASALQAYRDARPDIVVLDIMLPDTDGISLLRQLRELEGGAPTLFLTARDSVDDRIVGLTAGGDDYMTKPFSLEELVARLRGLLRRSITTTSEDDSHIVVGDLTLDESSYEVTRGGDSIALTTTEFELLRYFMRNPRRVLSRAQILDRVWNYDFAGKASIVDLYVSYLRKKIDADRPSMIHTVRGVGYVLRPVE, from the coding sequence ATGTACCGGGCCGACGGATCGCCCATCCGCGTGCTGCTCGTCGACGACGAGGCCGTGCTCACCAGTCTCGTCAGCCTCGCCCTCGGCTACGAGGGCTGGACGGTCGACATCGCCCACGACGGAGCGAGCGCACTGCAGGCCTACCGCGACGCGCGGCCCGACATCGTGGTGCTCGACATCATGCTGCCCGACACCGACGGCATCTCGCTGCTGCGCCAGCTGCGCGAGCTCGAGGGCGGCGCCCCCACCCTCTTCCTCACCGCGCGCGACTCGGTCGACGACCGCATCGTCGGCCTCACGGCCGGCGGCGACGACTACATGACCAAGCCGTTCAGCCTCGAGGAGCTCGTCGCGCGGCTGCGCGGTCTCCTCCGCCGCTCGATCACGACGACCTCCGAGGACGACTCGCACATCGTGGTCGGCGACCTCACCCTCGACGAGTCCAGCTACGAGGTGACCCGGGGCGGAGACAGCATCGCGCTGACCACCACGGAGTTCGAGCTGCTGCGGTACTTCATGCGCAACCCCCGCCGGGTGCTCTCGCGGGCGCAGATCCTCGACCGGGTGTGGAACTACGACTTCGCGGGCAAGGCCTCGATCGTCGACCTGTACGTGTCGTACCTGCGCAAGAAGATCGACGCCGACCGGCCGTCGATGATCCACACCGTGCGTGGCGTGGGTTACGTGCTCAGGCCCGTCGAGTGA
- a CDS encoding FAD-dependent oxidoreductase, whose product MATFIDTIVVGGGAMGSAAAWQLAGRGTEVALFERFDPGHTHGASHGRSRNFNLAYADPVHLRMLSDSARLWRELEAETGRALLTETGVVSHGHHPGFDEMARVLPNFGFEAEIVPPAEAEARWPGIRFDQRALVVPQAGRLDADGAVAALQQAAAGRGAVVTHRSRVTRIRVLGDDRAAVEVTPQDAQGDPAGDAELFECRRLVVTLGGWTTRLLGPVLVLPRLTVTREEPAHFRPVDDTAVWPGFNHVPDLGDGRYGYWPAPIYGVQTPGEGIKVGWHGAGPITDPDSPAARTDRRRFAPLQHYVREWLPGADPSDFAEISCTYTSTRDSAFVIDRVGPVAVGAGFSGHGFKFVPVVGRMLADLTEGIRAPSIFSLKPARRSGPQPARR is encoded by the coding sequence ATGGCCACCTTCATCGACACGATCGTCGTCGGCGGCGGAGCCATGGGCTCGGCGGCCGCCTGGCAGCTCGCCGGCCGCGGCACCGAGGTCGCGCTGTTCGAGCGCTTCGACCCGGGCCACACCCACGGCGCCTCGCACGGTCGCTCCCGCAACTTCAACCTCGCCTACGCCGACCCGGTGCACCTCCGGATGCTCAGCGACTCCGCCCGGCTCTGGCGCGAGCTCGAGGCCGAGACGGGGCGCGCACTGCTGACCGAGACCGGGGTCGTCAGCCACGGGCACCACCCGGGCTTCGACGAGATGGCCCGGGTGCTGCCGAACTTCGGCTTCGAGGCCGAGATCGTGCCACCCGCCGAGGCGGAGGCGCGATGGCCGGGCATCCGCTTCGACCAGCGCGCGCTCGTGGTGCCGCAGGCCGGGCGGCTCGACGCCGACGGCGCGGTCGCGGCGCTGCAGCAGGCGGCGGCCGGCCGGGGCGCCGTCGTGACGCACCGCTCGCGGGTCACGCGCATCCGGGTGCTCGGCGACGATCGCGCCGCCGTCGAGGTGACGCCTCAGGATGCCCAGGGCGACCCGGCGGGCGACGCCGAGCTGTTCGAGTGCCGCCGCCTCGTCGTGACCCTCGGCGGCTGGACCACGCGCCTGCTCGGCCCCGTGCTCGTGCTGCCCCGCCTGACCGTCACCCGCGAGGAGCCGGCGCACTTCCGTCCCGTGGACGACACGGCGGTCTGGCCCGGCTTCAACCACGTCCCCGACCTGGGCGACGGCCGCTACGGCTACTGGCCGGCGCCGATCTACGGGGTGCAGACGCCGGGGGAGGGCATCAAGGTGGGCTGGCACGGCGCCGGCCCGATCACCGACCCCGATTCACCGGCCGCCCGCACCGACCGCCGCCGCTTCGCCCCGCTGCAGCACTACGTGCGCGAGTGGCTTCCCGGTGCCGATCCTTCCGACTTCGCCGAGATCAGCTGCACCTACACCTCGACCCGCGACTCGGCGTTCGTCATCGACCGCGTGGGCCCGGTGGCGGTGGGCGCCGGCTTCTCGGGGCACGGCTTCAAGTTCGTGCCGGTGGTGGGGCGGATGCTCGCCGACCTCACCGAGGGCATCCGCGCCCCCTCGATCTTCTCTCTCAAGCCCGCGCGGCGCTCGGGGCCGCAGCCGGCGCGGCGCTGA
- a CDS encoding GNAT family N-acetyltransferase — protein sequence MTQLTARHPTRPRTPVWSNPLPAVKDALASAGLHRPRALRGERIEHPVDAPVLRTERLVLRPHRFTDADAADWLDLQSEPAVREFLPWPERDARRSARHLRDRTRHTRLWQADDFLALAVELDGHVIGDVSLHLRSVAASTRTVEMGWVVHPSLGGRGYATEAAAALLEFAVTTVGAQRVTAVTDARNTRSVALAKRLGLVAQTARAAGDPAVAPGETLLAVSAAPAAAPSAARA from the coding sequence ATGACCCAGCTCACGGCCCGACACCCGACCCGGCCCCGCACTCCGGTCTGGTCGAACCCGCTGCCCGCCGTCAAGGACGCCCTCGCCTCGGCGGGGCTGCACCGCCCGCGTGCCCTGCGCGGCGAGCGCATCGAGCATCCGGTCGACGCCCCCGTGCTCCGCACCGAGCGGCTGGTGCTGCGCCCGCACCGCTTCACCGATGCGGATGCCGCCGACTGGCTCGACCTCCAGTCCGAGCCCGCGGTGCGCGAGTTCCTGCCGTGGCCGGAGCGCGACGCCCGCCGCTCGGCGCGGCACCTGCGCGACCGCACCCGGCACACCCGGCTCTGGCAGGCCGACGACTTCCTGGCCCTCGCGGTCGAGCTCGACGGCCACGTGATCGGCGACGTCTCGCTCCACCTGCGCTCGGTGGCCGCCTCGACGCGCACGGTCGAGATGGGCTGGGTCGTGCATCCGTCGCTCGGCGGCCGCGGCTACGCCACGGAGGCCGCGGCAGCCCTGCTCGAGTTCGCGGTGACGACCGTCGGGGCGCAGCGGGTGACGGCGGTGACGGATGCGCGCAACACGCGCTCGGTCGCGCTGGCGAAGCGGCTCGGCCTGGTCGCTCAGACGGCCCGGGCAGCCGGCGATCCCGCGGTCGCCCCGGGCGAGACGCTGCTCGCCGTCAGCGCCGCGCCGGCTGCGGCCCCGAGCGCCGCGCGGGCTTGA
- a CDS encoding methionine ABC transporter ATP-binding protein: MPLVSLRDVRKTFPAATRGAPPVTAVDGVDLAIEAGEVFGIVGYSGAGKSTLVRLVNGLETVTSGSITVGGVELNGLPERELRRLRVGIGMIFQQFNLFTAKTVRGNISYPLRVAGTPRAEIARRVDELLGFVGLADKADSHPEQLSGGQKQRVGIARALATSPRLLLADEATSALDPETTHEVLGLLKRVNQELGVTMIVITHEMDVVQTLADKVAVMEGGRVVEQGDVFDVFSDPQQASSRRFVSTVVRGVPTEEELAVLRVRHPGALVTLSFSDGGSSGTSAAAAAPTQAEVFAALSRAGLGFELVYGGVNDIRGRVFGHLTLALTGPDAVVEQALASLPDGVGITRLANGGPRG; encoded by the coding sequence ATGCCCCTCGTCAGCCTGCGCGACGTGCGCAAGACCTTCCCGGCCGCCACCCGGGGGGCGCCGCCGGTGACCGCCGTCGACGGCGTCGACCTCGCCATCGAGGCCGGGGAGGTCTTCGGCATCGTCGGCTACTCCGGCGCCGGCAAGAGCACCCTCGTGCGGCTCGTCAACGGCCTCGAGACCGTGACCTCCGGCAGCATCACCGTCGGCGGTGTCGAACTCAACGGGCTGCCCGAACGGGAGCTGCGCCGGCTTCGGGTCGGCATCGGGATGATCTTCCAGCAGTTCAACCTGTTCACCGCCAAGACGGTGCGCGGCAACATCTCCTACCCTCTCCGCGTGGCGGGGACTCCTCGCGCCGAGATCGCCCGCCGCGTCGACGAGCTGCTCGGGTTCGTGGGGCTCGCCGACAAGGCGGACAGCCACCCCGAGCAGCTCTCGGGCGGGCAGAAGCAGCGGGTGGGCATCGCCCGGGCGCTCGCGACGAGCCCCCGGCTGCTGCTCGCCGACGAGGCCACCAGCGCCCTCGACCCCGAGACGACGCACGAGGTGCTCGGGTTGCTGAAGCGGGTGAACCAGGAGCTCGGCGTGACGATGATCGTGATCACGCACGAGATGGACGTGGTGCAGACGCTCGCCGACAAGGTCGCCGTGATGGAGGGCGGGCGGGTCGTCGAGCAGGGGGACGTGTTCGACGTGTTCTCCGATCCGCAGCAGGCGTCGTCGCGGCGGTTCGTCTCGACGGTGGTGCGCGGGGTGCCCACTGAGGAGGAGCTGGCGGTGCTGCGGGTGCGGCACCCGGGCGCGCTCGTGACGCTGTCGTTCAGCGACGGGGGCTCGTCGGGCACGTCGGCCGCGGCGGCCGCCCCGACCCAGGCCGAGGTGTTCGCGGCGCTCTCGCGAGCCGGGCTCGGCTTCGAACTCGTCTACGGCGGGGTAAACGACATCCGGGGCCGCGTCTTCGGGCACCTCACGCTGGCGCTCACGGGGCCGGATGCGGTGGTCGAGCAGGCGCTCGCCTCGCTCCCCGACGGGGTCGGCATCACCCGCCTGGCGAACGGGGGCCCTCGTGGATGA
- a CDS encoding zinc-dependent alcohol dehydrogenase translates to MRAMTYRGPYKVRVEEKDKPRIEHPNDAIVRVTLAAICGSDLHLYHGMMPDTRIGHTFGHEFIGVVDEVGSSVEGLKVGDRVMVPFNIYCGSCWFCARGLYSNCHNVNPNATAIGGIYGYSHSTGGYDGGQAEYVRVPFADVGPMVIPDWLADEDALLLTDAFSTGYFGAQLGDIVEGDTVVVLGAGPVGLAAARSAWLMGAGRVISIDQLDYRLEKAASFAFAETRNYTHYDDIVVEMKKTTGGLGADVVIDAVGAEADGNLVQHVTSAKLKLQGGSPVALNWAIDGVRKGGTISVMGAYGPLFSAVKFGDAMNKGLTLRMNQAPVKRQWPRLLEHIQAGYLKPSEMITHRIPLEHIAEGYHMFSSKLDGCIKTVVVPGS, encoded by the coding sequence ATGCGAGCGATGACGTACCGGGGCCCGTACAAGGTGCGGGTCGAGGAGAAGGACAAGCCGCGGATCGAGCATCCGAACGACGCGATCGTGCGGGTGACGCTGGCCGCGATCTGTGGCTCGGATCTGCACCTGTATCACGGCATGATGCCCGACACGAGGATCGGCCACACCTTCGGCCACGAGTTCATCGGCGTCGTCGACGAGGTCGGCTCGTCGGTCGAGGGCCTCAAGGTCGGCGACCGGGTGATGGTGCCGTTCAACATCTACTGCGGCTCCTGCTGGTTCTGCGCCCGCGGCCTCTACTCCAACTGCCACAACGTCAATCCGAACGCCACCGCGATCGGCGGCATCTACGGCTACTCGCACTCCACGGGCGGCTACGACGGTGGGCAGGCCGAGTACGTTCGGGTGCCGTTCGCCGACGTCGGGCCGATGGTCATCCCGGACTGGCTGGCCGACGAGGACGCGCTGCTGCTCACCGATGCGTTCTCGACCGGCTACTTCGGTGCCCAGCTCGGCGACATCGTCGAGGGCGACACCGTCGTGGTGCTCGGTGCGGGCCCGGTGGGCCTCGCCGCCGCGCGCTCGGCCTGGCTGATGGGCGCCGGCCGCGTGATCTCGATCGACCAGCTCGACTACCGGCTCGAGAAGGCGGCCTCGTTCGCCTTCGCCGAGACCCGCAACTACACGCACTACGACGACATCGTGGTCGAGATGAAGAAGACCACGGGTGGCCTCGGCGCCGACGTGGTGATCGACGCGGTCGGCGCCGAGGCCGACGGCAACCTGGTTCAGCACGTCACGTCGGCGAAGCTGAAGCTGCAGGGCGGCTCGCCCGTCGCCCTCAACTGGGCGATCGACGGTGTGCGGAAGGGGGGAACGATCTCGGTGATGGGCGCGTACGGTCCGCTGTTCAGCGCCGTCAAGTTCGGCGACGCCATGAACAAGGGCCTGACGCTCCGGATGAACCAGGCGCCCGTGAAGCGGCAGTGGCCACGACTGCTGGAGCACATCCAGGCCGGGTACCTCAAACCGTCCGAGATGATCACCCACCGCATCCCGCTCGAGCACATCGCCGAGGGGTACCACATGTTCTCGTCGAAGCTCGACGGCTGCATCAAGACCGTCGTCGTGCCGGGTTCCTAA
- a CDS encoding methionine ABC transporter permease translates to MDELIPLLPKLATATYETLYIVALSLVFGGLGGLVLGLGLYTTRPGSLYPNRPVFAVLNILVNIFRPIPFIIFLAAAQPLARLVVGVGIGNSAIIFTLSLAAAFGISRIVEQNLMTVQPGVIEAARSVGASRLRIIGTVVLPEALGPLILGYTFILVALTDMSAVAGLVGGGGLGTFAIQYGYRQFEPVVTWAAVLVIIVFVQAVQALGNWLARKAFRR, encoded by the coding sequence GTGGATGAGCTCATCCCGCTGCTGCCCAAGCTCGCGACCGCGACCTACGAGACCCTCTACATCGTCGCCCTCAGCCTCGTCTTCGGCGGGCTCGGCGGACTGGTGCTGGGGCTCGGGCTGTACACGACGAGGCCCGGCAGCCTCTACCCGAACCGACCGGTGTTCGCCGTGCTGAACATCCTGGTCAACATCTTCCGGCCCATCCCGTTCATCATCTTCCTGGCGGCCGCGCAGCCGCTCGCCCGGCTCGTGGTGGGCGTCGGCATCGGCAACTCGGCGATCATCTTCACGCTCTCGCTGGCCGCCGCCTTCGGCATCAGCCGCATCGTCGAGCAGAACCTCATGACGGTGCAGCCCGGGGTGATCGAGGCCGCGCGCTCGGTGGGCGCGAGCCGGCTGCGGATCATCGGCACCGTCGTACTGCCCGAGGCGCTCGGGCCGCTCATCCTGGGCTACACCTTCATCCTCGTGGCGCTGACCGACATGTCGGCGGTGGCGGGGCTCGTGGGCGGCGGCGGGCTCGGCACCTTCGCCATCCAGTACGGTTACCGCCAGTTCGAGCCGGTCGTGACGTGGGCGGCGGTGCTCGTGATCATCGTCTTCGTGCAGGCGGTGCAGGCGCTCGGCAACTGGCTGGCGCGCAAGGCGTTCCGGCGCTGA
- a CDS encoding sensor histidine kinase, translating into MNGASAAGDETVGPVTSRGRRPWSISRRLVIGTAAVVAAVLAAVGILGVVTLTASVTTVVDSQLTGSMSALDHTVERVRYPNASASASGDQKPVKPFVDYVGHGPGGFIALISNGAVEDSAIFSDSDAAPLDDAVVQQLESATFDVGEHQNVDLDGLGSYRVATELDSRGNLLVAGVSLATVQSAVMQEAITIGVLSLVGLAIIIVGVVVVVRLALRPLGRVVATAAEVASMPLDRGEVAITPRVDAADTDPRTEVGKVGEALNHLLAHVDDALAVRAETDKRMRRFVTDASHELRTPLAAIQGYAELTRQDAASLPEMTEYSLARIESEAKRMNSLVSDLLLLARLDEGQDLHLDRVDLGEIVVNAVSDAGASWPGHSWSLSVPDEPVPVLGDRERLHQLVLNLLSNAAVHTPAGTHVATAVAVVEGADAHPSIELTVTDDGPGISAELVPELFERFARGDSSRSRRSGSTGLGLAIVSSIVEAHEGSITVDSSPAGTTFRVRLAPVLPVRGALADAAS; encoded by the coding sequence GTGAACGGGGCGTCCGCCGCGGGCGATGAGACGGTCGGCCCCGTCACCTCGCGCGGCCGCCGCCCGTGGAGCATCAGCCGGCGGCTCGTGATCGGCACCGCCGCCGTCGTCGCCGCCGTGCTCGCGGCCGTCGGCATCCTCGGGGTCGTCACGCTCACGGCGTCGGTGACCACCGTGGTCGACTCCCAGCTGACGGGATCGATGTCGGCCCTGGACCACACGGTCGAACGGGTGCGCTACCCGAATGCGTCGGCGAGCGCATCCGGAGACCAGAAGCCGGTGAAGCCCTTCGTCGACTACGTCGGTCACGGGCCGGGCGGCTTCATCGCCCTCATCTCGAACGGTGCGGTGGAGGATTCCGCGATCTTCTCCGACTCCGACGCGGCTCCGCTCGACGACGCCGTGGTGCAGCAGCTCGAGTCGGCGACCTTCGACGTGGGCGAGCACCAGAACGTCGACCTCGACGGTCTCGGCTCGTACCGGGTGGCCACCGAGCTCGACAGCCGCGGCAATCTGCTCGTCGCGGGCGTCTCGTTGGCCACCGTGCAGTCGGCTGTGATGCAGGAGGCGATCACCATCGGCGTGCTCTCGCTGGTCGGCCTCGCCATCATCATCGTGGGCGTCGTGGTGGTGGTGCGGCTCGCGCTGCGCCCGCTCGGCCGGGTGGTGGCGACCGCCGCCGAGGTGGCGTCGATGCCGCTCGACCGCGGCGAGGTGGCCATCACGCCGCGCGTCGACGCGGCCGACACCGACCCGCGCACCGAGGTCGGCAAGGTCGGCGAGGCGCTGAACCACCTGCTCGCGCACGTCGACGACGCGCTCGCGGTGCGCGCCGAGACCGACAAGCGGATGCGCCGCTTCGTCACCGACGCCAGCCACGAGCTGCGCACCCCGCTGGCCGCGATCCAGGGCTACGCCGAGCTCACCCGGCAGGACGCCGCGTCGCTGCCCGAGATGACCGAGTACTCCCTCGCGCGCATCGAGTCGGAGGCGAAGCGGATGAACTCGCTCGTCAGCGACCTGCTCCTGCTCGCCCGCCTCGACGAGGGGCAGGACCTGCACCTCGACCGCGTCGACCTCGGCGAGATCGTCGTCAACGCGGTCAGCGACGCGGGGGCGTCCTGGCCCGGCCACTCCTGGTCGCTCTCGGTTCCGGATGAGCCGGTGCCCGTGCTGGGCGACCGGGAGCGGCTGCATCAGCTGGTGCTCAACCTGCTCTCGAACGCGGCCGTGCACACACCCGCGGGAACGCACGTGGCCACGGCGGTCGCGGTCGTCGAGGGGGCGGACGCGCATCCGTCGATCGAGCTCACCGTCACCGACGACGGCCCCGGCATCTCGGCCGAGCTGGTGCCCGAGCTGTTCGAGCGCTTCGCCCGCGGCGACTCCTCCCGCTCGCGCCGCTCGGGCAGCACGGGTCTCGGCCTCGCGATCGTCTCGTCGATCGTGGAGGCGCACGAGGGCTCGATCACGGTCGACTCCTCGCCCGCCGGCACGACGTTCAGGGTGCGCCTGGCGCCGGTGCTCCCCGTGCGCGGCGCGCTGGCCGACGCGGCGTCCTAG
- a CDS encoding MFS transporter, translating into MTTARPTPGAPTAPSSRARWAGLVFISVAVALIIVDSTIVNVAIPSIIDDLGITSTQVQWVQESYTLVFAALLLVFGTLADRFGRRRMLIIGVAVFAASSILAATAATGDLLIAARVAQGVGGAMVLPTTLSLINATFRGRERALAFAVWGSTIGGMTAVGPLLGGWLTTYFSWRWAFGINIPLGVVIIVGVLVFVRESKEPLTASGTPRRVDVVGALLSVIASATLVFGLIEGRTYGWWLTDTAPQLGGWTWPFALSPVPIAFAVAVASGVGFVMWGRSREKQGKSAMLAFDLFRIPSFRNGNLAAMIVSLGEFGIILSLPLWLQNVLGFDALQTGFILVALAVGSFVASGFAGAFGNRIRAVVIVRVGLAAEIVGVAGLGLVIGPDTAWGLLIPFLFVYGFGVGLATAQLTGVVLRDVPVEQSGQGSGTQSTARQIGSALGIAVLGTVLFTTASLQLDARLADSGVPDAQRQQIVSQVVDSSGAAIAGLENDPALADAATDAKAAFSEGTRYSAFAAAGFLAIGFLATLRLGAGPAALGRRDRDAEQPDDRDEQRENEQPETAPDPHSR; encoded by the coding sequence ATGACGACCGCGCGCCCCACACCCGGAGCACCCACCGCCCCCTCCTCCCGAGCCCGCTGGGCGGGCCTCGTCTTCATCAGCGTCGCCGTGGCGCTGATCATCGTCGATTCCACCATCGTCAACGTCGCGATCCCGTCGATCATCGACGACCTGGGGATAACGTCGACCCAGGTGCAATGGGTGCAGGAGTCGTACACCCTCGTCTTCGCCGCCCTGCTGCTCGTCTTCGGCACCCTCGCCGACCGCTTCGGCCGCCGCCGCATGCTCATCATCGGTGTCGCCGTGTTCGCGGCGTCGAGCATCCTGGCCGCCACCGCCGCGACGGGCGATTTGCTGATCGCGGCCCGCGTCGCCCAGGGCGTCGGCGGGGCGATGGTGCTCCCGACGACCCTCTCCCTGATCAACGCCACCTTCCGCGGTCGCGAGCGCGCCCTGGCCTTCGCCGTCTGGGGCTCCACGATCGGCGGAATGACCGCCGTCGGGCCGCTGCTGGGCGGCTGGCTGACCACCTACTTCTCCTGGCGCTGGGCCTTCGGCATCAACATCCCGCTCGGTGTGGTGATCATCGTCGGGGTGCTCGTGTTCGTGCGCGAGTCGAAGGAGCCGCTCACCGCGTCCGGAACCCCGCGCCGCGTCGACGTCGTCGGCGCCCTGCTCTCGGTGATCGCGAGCGCGACCCTGGTGTTCGGCCTGATCGAGGGCCGCACCTACGGCTGGTGGCTCACCGACACGGCCCCGCAGCTCGGCGGCTGGACGTGGCCGTTCGCCCTCTCCCCCGTGCCGATCGCGTTCGCGGTGGCCGTCGCGAGCGGCGTCGGCTTCGTGATGTGGGGCCGCTCCCGCGAGAAGCAGGGGAAGAGCGCGATGCTCGCGTTCGACCTGTTCCGCATCCCGAGCTTCCGCAACGGCAACCTGGCGGCGATGATCGTGTCGCTCGGCGAGTTCGGCATCATCCTCTCGCTGCCGCTCTGGCTGCAGAACGTGCTCGGCTTCGACGCGCTGCAGACCGGGTTCATCCTCGTGGCGCTCGCCGTGGGATCGTTCGTGGCGTCGGGCTTCGCGGGGGCGTTCGGCAACCGCATCCGGGCCGTGGTGATCGTGCGGGTCGGTCTGGCCGCCGAGATCGTGGGCGTCGCGGGGCTCGGTCTGGTGATCGGTCCGGACACGGCGTGGGGCCTGCTCATCCCGTTCCTGTTCGTCTACGGCTTCGGCGTGGGTCTCGCGACAGCGCAGCTGACGGGGGTCGTGCTGCGCGACGTTCCGGTCGAGCAGAGCGGCCAGGGCTCGGGCACGCAGAGCACGGCCCGGCAGATCGGCTCGGCCCTCGGCATCGCCGTGCTCGGCACGGTGCTGTTCACGACCGCGTCGCTGCAGCTCGACGCGCGCCTCGCCGACAGCGGGGTGCCGGATGCCCAGCGGCAGCAGATCGTCAGCCAGGTCGTCGACAGCTCGGGGGCCGCGATCGCCGGGCTCGAGAACGATCCGGCGCTGGCCGATGCGGCGACGGATGCGAAAGCCGCCTTCTCGGAGGGCACCCGCTACTCGGCCTTCGCCGCGGCGGGGTTCCTCGCCATCGGCTTCCTCGCCACCCTGCGCCTCGGCGCCGGCCCGGCCGCACTCGGACGCCGCGACCGCGACGCCGAGCAGCCCGACGACCGCGACGAGCAGCGCGAGAACGAGCAGCCCGAGACCGCTCCCGACCCTCACAGCCGGTAG